The following are encoded together in the Thermosinus carboxydivorans Nor1 genome:
- a CDS encoding AbrB family transcriptional regulator: MLAKSFPVFFVACAGGALFSFSHIPLPWTLGPMVAAVLWKTWLKKPVYWPKKMRNIGMLVLGYVMGSPFTPETGHQIIGQLPTMLAATLLIVVVCLATSYLAGRVTGIGTANSLIGGMPGGLSQMAMICEETKGTDVSVVTIMQTIRLLTVVFTVPFVALHGIADKTSAVKPQAVPITIQDIPMLCVFFVAITCAISFIKHIRFPSPYVIGPVLGTAALTLAGIHAPVLPPPVIAAAQILVGIKMGLDLEVTRLSNWRTIALSSFASVIAAIFLLLGAAYLFSLLTSIPLITVFISMAPGGMSEMALTAMIANADLSTVVAYQLFRLLFILVVAVPTARWWLSRNEQNLCSSIGIHK; the protein is encoded by the coding sequence ATGCTAGCAAAGTCCTTCCCCGTGTTTTTTGTTGCTTGTGCCGGCGGTGCATTGTTCAGTTTTAGCCATATTCCGCTTCCCTGGACACTGGGACCGATGGTTGCGGCCGTTTTGTGGAAAACTTGGCTTAAAAAACCTGTTTACTGGCCGAAAAAAATGCGGAATATCGGTATGCTTGTTCTGGGGTATGTCATGGGAAGTCCGTTTACGCCTGAAACAGGCCACCAGATTATTGGACAACTCCCAACAATGCTTGCCGCCACATTACTAATTGTTGTTGTCTGTCTGGCAACAAGTTATCTTGCCGGCCGGGTAACCGGCATCGGAACGGCCAACAGTCTAATTGGTGGTATGCCGGGCGGACTGTCGCAAATGGCCATGATCTGCGAAGAAACAAAAGGTACTGACGTTTCCGTGGTAACGATTATGCAAACCATTCGCCTGCTTACCGTCGTATTTACCGTACCCTTCGTGGCTTTGCACGGAATAGCCGACAAAACCAGCGCCGTCAAGCCTCAGGCTGTACCAATTACGATACAGGATATCCCGATGCTTTGTGTATTTTTCGTGGCCATAACTTGCGCAATCAGTTTTATTAAACACATAAGATTTCCCAGTCCGTATGTTATCGGACCAGTCTTAGGCACCGCCGCCCTGACCTTGGCCGGGATCCATGCACCCGTACTGCCCCCTCCGGTCATAGCGGCAGCGCAAATATTGGTCGGCATCAAAATGGGCCTCGACCTAGAAGTTACCAGGCTGAGCAACTGGAGAACAATTGCCTTATCCAGCTTTGCGAGTGTTATTGCGGCCATTTTCTTGCTTTTGGGCGCAGCCTATCTGTTTTCACTATTAACATCAATTCCGCTAATAACCGTTTTTATCAGCATGGCCCCCGGCGGAATGTCCGAAATGGCATTGACGGCTATGATCGCCAATGCCGACTTATCTACTGTTGTGGCCTATCAGCTGTTCCGCCTGCTGTTTATTTTGGTTGTTGCCGTACCAACCGCCCGATGGTGGCTCTCAAGAAATGAGCAAAATTTATGCAGTAGTATCGGCATCCACAAATAA
- the larA gene encoding nickel-dependent lactate racemase has product MKTVKLAYGRTDLVIRVPDQAVVIEPRHLEGLADEKAAVLAAIRNPIGTPPLKDMVKPTDTVAIVISDITRPTPNHKLVPWLIEELNHVPRENFVIINGLGSHRANTREELISMLGREVVENYRVINHNAFDDAELTFVGVNGYGSKVYLNKTYVEASFKIVTGFIEPHFFAGFSGGPKGISPGVAGISTILDFHNAQMIGHPNSTWGIIEGNILQDAATQNCLMAKPDFMLNVTLNGKKEITNVFAGDVIKAHRLGCEFVKEHAMYAVDSPFDIVITTNSGYPLDQNLYQTVKGMSAAAQIVKQGGSIISASECSDGVPDHGNYAKILQMRSTPQELLDMINDPSFLMFDQWQVQVQAMIQLKAECYLYSTLDDDTVRRAMFTPIHSIEDTLYELLKKYGPDATIAVLPLGPLTIPYVKK; this is encoded by the coding sequence GTGAAGACAGTTAAATTGGCATATGGTCGTACTGATTTAGTCATTCGCGTTCCGGACCAGGCGGTTGTAATCGAGCCCCGCCATCTTGAGGGCTTGGCCGACGAAAAGGCGGCTGTTTTAGCTGCTATCCGCAACCCCATTGGCACACCGCCATTGAAAGACATGGTGAAACCAACGGATACGGTGGCTATTGTTATTTCAGATATAACCCGGCCGACCCCCAATCATAAGCTGGTGCCATGGCTGATTGAAGAACTCAATCATGTGCCGCGCGAAAACTTTGTGATTATTAACGGTCTGGGCAGCCATCGCGCCAATACTCGGGAAGAACTCATCAGCATGCTTGGTCGCGAGGTAGTGGAGAATTACCGGGTTATCAACCACAATGCCTTTGACGATGCGGAGCTGACTTTTGTTGGCGTGAATGGCTATGGCTCCAAGGTATATTTGAACAAGACCTATGTGGAGGCGTCATTTAAAATTGTTACCGGGTTTATTGAACCCCATTTTTTTGCAGGATTTTCAGGCGGACCAAAAGGTATTTCGCCGGGAGTTGCCGGGATCAGCACTATTTTGGATTTTCATAATGCCCAAATGATTGGCCATCCTAACAGTACTTGGGGAATCATTGAGGGTAATATTTTGCAGGACGCAGCAACCCAGAATTGCCTAATGGCGAAGCCGGACTTCATGCTAAATGTGACGCTTAATGGTAAAAAAGAGATAACTAACGTTTTTGCCGGCGACGTTATCAAAGCGCATCGTCTTGGCTGCGAGTTCGTCAAGGAACATGCCATGTATGCTGTAGATAGCCCATTTGATATTGTCATTACCACTAATTCCGGATATCCGTTGGATCAAAACCTGTACCAGACAGTGAAGGGGATGAGTGCGGCCGCGCAAATTGTAAAGCAGGGTGGTAGTATTATCAGCGCGTCGGAGTGTTCTGACGGCGTTCCTGACCATGGTAATTATGCTAAGATTTTGCAGATGAGATCTACCCCGCAGGAGCTTTTGGACATGATCAATGACCCGTCATTTTTGATGTTTGATCAGTGGCAGGTACAGGTTCAGGCAATGATTCAGCTCAAAGCGGAGTGTTACTTGTACTCGACCTTAGATGACGATACCGTCCGCCGGGCCATGTTTACTCCGATTCACAGTATTGAAGACACGCTCTATGAGCTCCTGAAAAAATATGGCCCAGACGCGACAATAGCCGTGTTGCCGCTTGGACCATTGACCATACCATATGTGAAAAAATAA
- a CDS encoding 2-keto-3-deoxygluconate permease translates to MQIKKNIERVPGGMMIIPLLLGALINTFFPNLGKTLGSFTNAWMTGALPILSVFFVCIGATIDLKATPYILKKGGALLGAKLLCGATLGILAAQFIPATGIQSGFFAGLSVLAIVAAMNDTNGGLYMALISQFGRKEEAAAYSLMSLESGPFFTMVTLGVAGLADFPLPAFIGTILPLVIGMVLGNLDRDMREFLSRAVPVMIPFFAFALGNTLNFMNVWKAGLLGILMGVAVVVITGTVLILADKLTGGNGIAGIAAASTAGNAAAVPAAIAAIDKSYAPVAPAATMLVATCVIVTAILVPIATAWWAKRVKTCENQKIGG, encoded by the coding sequence ATGCAAATCAAAAAAAACATCGAACGGGTTCCCGGCGGCATGATGATTATTCCCCTTTTACTTGGAGCATTAATAAATACCTTTTTCCCCAATCTTGGTAAAACGCTCGGGTCTTTTACCAATGCCTGGATGACTGGAGCGTTACCGATCTTGTCGGTATTCTTCGTCTGCATCGGCGCTACTATTGACCTTAAGGCTACGCCGTATATCCTAAAAAAAGGTGGGGCTTTGCTTGGCGCCAAACTTCTCTGCGGAGCCACATTAGGGATTTTGGCTGCCCAGTTCATTCCCGCCACTGGCATCCAATCCGGCTTCTTTGCTGGGCTCTCCGTTCTGGCTATTGTCGCAGCTATGAATGACACCAACGGCGGTTTATATATGGCCCTGATCAGCCAGTTTGGCCGTAAAGAAGAAGCTGCCGCTTATTCTCTTATGAGTCTGGAATCAGGCCCGTTCTTTACCATGGTTACCCTTGGAGTTGCTGGTCTGGCCGACTTTCCCCTGCCTGCTTTCATAGGGACGATTTTACCGCTTGTTATCGGCATGGTTCTCGGCAATCTAGACCGTGATATGCGCGAGTTTCTTTCCCGAGCTGTTCCGGTAATGATCCCCTTTTTCGCTTTTGCTCTTGGTAATACTCTGAACTTTATGAATGTTTGGAAGGCCGGACTGCTTGGAATACTAATGGGCGTTGCTGTCGTTGTCATTACAGGCACCGTACTAATTTTGGCCGACAAGCTCACGGGCGGCAACGGAATTGCCGGTATTGCGGCCGCTTCCACTGCCGGCAACGCAGCCGCCGTACCAGCCGCTATTGCGGCGATCGACAAGTCTTATGCCCCGGTGGCCCCTGCTGCAACCATGCTTGTCGCTACATGCGTCATCGTAACCGCAATCTTAGTGCCAATTGCTACAGCTTGGTGGGCTAAACGGGTAAAAACTTGCGAAAACCAAAAGATTGGTGGCTAA
- a CDS encoding UxaA family hydrolase, with amino-acid sequence MARAIIMKAIDNVCTVVETVEPPTEVTAEIDGKTITVLATERIPFGHKIALQNIPAGQPIIKYGETIGLATQDIQSGQHVHVHNLESCRGRGDKVAIATRQDG; translated from the coding sequence ATGGCGCGCGCAATAATCATGAAAGCTATTGACAATGTCTGTACCGTAGTGGAGACCGTAGAACCGCCTACAGAAGTCACCGCTGAAATCGATGGCAAGACTATTACTGTATTGGCGACCGAACGTATCCCTTTCGGTCACAAAATTGCACTCCAAAACATTCCTGCAGGGCAACCAATTATTAAGTACGGCGAAACTATTGGGCTAGCCACCCAAGATATTCAATCCGGCCAGCATGTCCATGTCCACAACCTCGAAAGCTGTCGGGGACGTGGCGATAAGGTGGCTATTGCTACCCGGCAGGACGGCTAA
- a CDS encoding UxaA family hydrolase, which produces MKFSGYRRPDGKVGIRNHVLVIPSVVCANRVARGIAQQVAGATWVEHQHGCTQLGADAELTFRVLVNHGTHPNVYGVVVVGLGCETIRAQDIAAAIRKQCPYKPVHLVIIQDEGGSVKATAAGVSAARAMVSEASCLERELIDAAELILGTECGGSDACSGISGNPALGYASDLLINAGGTVVLAETTEIIGAEHIIASRAVNPQVAAKCFEVIKRCEDMAKQMGVDMRGGQPTPGNIEGGLSSIEEKSLGCIYKAGSKPLQDVIGYADPITQKGLIWMDTPGQDIEQMTGMVAGGCHLIVFTTGRGTCCGSPIAPTIKVSTNTQLFERMNDNIDLDAGTIIVGRETVQEVGQRIFREILKVASGKLTKAEVLGFNDFAINRIGPTM; this is translated from the coding sequence ATGAAGTTCAGTGGTTACCGACGCCCAGACGGGAAGGTGGGGATACGCAATCATGTGCTGGTTATTCCTTCAGTAGTATGTGCTAACCGGGTTGCCCGTGGAATTGCCCAGCAAGTAGCTGGAGCGACGTGGGTGGAACATCAACATGGCTGTACCCAGTTGGGGGCGGACGCCGAACTTACCTTCCGGGTGCTTGTAAATCATGGCACGCATCCTAACGTATACGGCGTAGTTGTTGTCGGGTTAGGCTGTGAGACCATCCGCGCCCAAGATATTGCCGCAGCCATAAGAAAACAGTGCCCTTACAAGCCGGTCCATCTGGTGATAATCCAGGATGAAGGTGGTTCGGTCAAAGCAACTGCCGCCGGTGTTAGCGCTGCACGCGCAATGGTTAGCGAGGCTTCATGTTTAGAACGAGAGCTAATTGATGCCGCGGAACTAATTTTGGGTACAGAGTGCGGCGGTTCGGATGCTTGTTCCGGTATATCCGGCAATCCGGCTCTTGGTTATGCCAGCGATCTTTTAATAAACGCTGGTGGTACAGTGGTTCTTGCTGAAACAACAGAAATAATCGGCGCCGAACATATCATCGCTTCCCGGGCGGTCAATCCCCAGGTAGCCGCAAAATGTTTTGAGGTTATTAAACGGTGTGAAGATATGGCCAAACAAATGGGAGTTGATATGCGCGGCGGACAACCTACGCCAGGTAATATCGAAGGCGGTCTTTCCTCTATTGAAGAAAAATCGCTTGGCTGTATCTATAAGGCAGGATCTAAACCCTTGCAAGACGTGATCGGTTATGCCGATCCTATAACCCAGAAAGGACTAATTTGGATGGATACCCCTGGTCAGGATATTGAACAAATGACAGGGATGGTAGCTGGCGGCTGTCACCTTATTGTGTTTACTACCGGGAGGGGGACTTGTTGCGGTTCGCCGATTGCGCCGACAATCAAGGTTTCTACTAACACCCAACTGTTTGAACGGATGAACGACAATATTGACCTCGATGCCGGTACCATCATTGTAGGCAGAGAAACAGTGCAAGAGGTCGGGCAACGTATTTTCCGCGAAATACTCAAAGTGGCTTCCGGCAAACTGACCAAAGCAGAAGTTTTAGGTTTCAATGATTTTGCCATCAATCGCATCGGTCCGACAATGTGA
- a CDS encoding sigma-54-dependent Fis family transcriptional regulator, whose amino-acid sequence MTKIAFIAPYPELAILAREVCGEKYSDVAIFYGLLENGLICAQKALSEGFQVIISRGGTANLIRNHIGIPVVEVRVTGYDILRTFSEFIGTNKTIGVVGYRNVVEGCRSVSQMLGIPLREMLTLNNERPDWEVMRAYLQAQLERTPVDVVVGDALVVSKLLLEVREVRLIMSGAEAVCEAIEEAQRIIKVQDKEKKSAEQLRTILSFIHDGVIAIDNTGKITVINPSAESIFKLKNTQVIGKNIKQVIPNTKMLDVLKHGKAEIEQLQNTPSGMVVTNRVPIEINGEIMGVVATFKEAGRIQQTEQKIRTKLYSQGLYAKYSFENIMAWDPEMRRIIERAKRYARTDGTVLIEAESGCGKELFAQSIHQASSRCRGPFVAINCSALPTQLLESELFGYVEGAFTGARKEGKPGLIELAHGGTLFLDEIGDMELTLQARLLRVLEERQVMRLGADKWLPVDIRIVAATNAPLKQRVLRGQFRMDLFHRLNVLNLSIPPLRHRREDIIPLAEYFLAEFANKYGQRPIELTAAAKDILLRYSWPGNVRELRNIMERISLVYEEAQDVSAILRDFLGNSDYCNNSDYSTLELAKTGMLAVTPERFLLPQSIRDMKRQLAISTLAACGGNKSKAAKQLGITRATLDRLLRQQE is encoded by the coding sequence ATGACCAAGATTGCGTTTATTGCGCCGTATCCTGAACTGGCGATATTGGCGCGTGAGGTCTGCGGCGAAAAGTATTCTGATGTCGCAATCTTCTATGGTTTGCTGGAAAATGGGCTTATTTGCGCCCAAAAAGCCTTGAGCGAAGGGTTTCAAGTAATCATTAGTAGAGGGGGAACCGCCAACTTAATCCGAAACCATATTGGCATTCCTGTTGTAGAAGTGCGGGTAACAGGCTATGATATTTTACGGACGTTCAGCGAGTTTATAGGTACAAATAAAACCATTGGGGTAGTCGGTTACCGCAACGTTGTGGAAGGCTGCAGGTCGGTAAGCCAGATGTTGGGGATACCTTTACGTGAGATGCTAACACTAAATAATGAACGCCCTGACTGGGAGGTCATGCGGGCTTATTTGCAAGCGCAACTGGAAAGAACACCTGTGGATGTAGTAGTAGGGGACGCCTTGGTTGTGAGCAAACTCCTTCTTGAAGTTCGCGAGGTCAGACTCATCATGTCAGGTGCTGAAGCTGTTTGCGAAGCCATCGAGGAAGCCCAGCGAATTATTAAAGTCCAGGACAAGGAAAAAAAATCAGCTGAGCAATTACGCACAATTTTAAGTTTTATCCACGATGGTGTTATTGCGATAGACAATACCGGGAAAATTACCGTCATTAATCCCAGCGCCGAAAGTATTTTTAAGCTAAAAAACACCCAGGTGATTGGTAAAAATATCAAACAGGTTATACCTAACACCAAGATGCTTGATGTCCTAAAGCATGGTAAGGCCGAAATCGAACAACTGCAAAATACTCCTTCCGGAATGGTAGTGACTAACCGTGTTCCCATTGAGATAAACGGCGAAATTATGGGCGTAGTAGCAACTTTTAAAGAAGCTGGACGCATTCAACAAACAGAACAAAAGATACGTACAAAGCTGTATTCCCAAGGTTTATATGCCAAGTACTCATTTGAAAACATTATGGCATGGGATCCAGAGATGCGCCGGATTATCGAAAGAGCCAAACGCTATGCGCGGACAGACGGCACCGTGCTTATTGAGGCTGAAAGCGGGTGCGGCAAGGAACTATTTGCCCAAAGCATCCACCAGGCCAGCAGCAGGTGCCGGGGCCCGTTTGTTGCTATCAACTGTTCGGCACTTCCGACACAGCTTTTGGAAAGCGAGCTTTTCGGGTATGTTGAAGGAGCTTTTACGGGAGCCCGCAAAGAAGGCAAGCCGGGACTGATCGAGCTTGCGCATGGGGGTACCCTCTTTTTGGACGAAATTGGCGATATGGAACTTACCTTGCAAGCCCGTCTGTTGCGGGTTTTGGAGGAACGGCAGGTTATGCGGTTGGGGGCTGACAAATGGCTTCCAGTAGATATTAGGATAGTGGCCGCAACCAATGCGCCGCTAAAACAACGGGTTTTACGAGGACAGTTTAGGATGGATCTATTTCACCGGTTAAATGTTTTGAATCTGTCAATTCCCCCCTTGCGTCATCGACGGGAAGACATAATACCTCTGGCAGAATATTTTTTAGCTGAATTTGCTAATAAGTATGGTCAGCGTCCTATTGAACTAACAGCAGCAGCCAAAGACATTTTGCTGCGGTATTCTTGGCCGGGAAACGTCCGGGAATTGCGCAATATTATGGAAAGAATTAGCCTGGTATATGAAGAAGCACAAGACGTATCAGCTATATTGCGCGACTTTCTCGGTAACAGCGATTATTGCAATAATTCAGACTATAGCACTCTGGAATTGGCTAAAACCGGCATGCTGGCAGTAACACCAGAACGGTTCTTATTACCACAGAGCATTAGAGATATGAAACGACAGCTAGCTATTTCTACCTTAGCGGCATGTGGAGGAAACAAGAGCAAGGCAGCAAAGCAGCTAGGCATAACAAGAGCTACCTTAGACAGATTGTTGCGCCAGCAAGAATAA
- a CDS encoding GGDEF domain-containing response regulator translates to MPMGNILKNKKILLVEDSRLTQLVISDLLRKNGYETETAFTGEEAVQKISGGIPPDLVLMDIELAGKMDGIDAARIILKSWDIPVVFLTANTSGEIIEKIKEVKAYGFVLKNTDKAALLSTVEMAVKLHEANAHARMFERLFENSLNELYIFHPKSLKFVAVNRVARKNLGYTIEELNTMTPLDLKPEFDLESFQKLLNPLVSGEQEQVLFNTVHRRKDGTLYPVEINLQLFDYGGEKLCLASVVDLTERRAMEEENRRKDEMLRLMLEGIPSPAWLVSKEHRILAQNKAAASLFGTKVGDYCWERVLGGEYLSDEYREALEKNGSPLLGTKCYFCRGDEALDKNAPINSEVEFAGGIWDTWWIPLGEDIYLHYATDVTRYKKMEEELRQLSVTDSLTNVYNRRYFVQKLEEEIERAKRAGSKFSLVMLDIDRFKSINDRFGHNAGDLVLKSMAEMIKNRIRKIDTLARWGGEEFVMLLPETTVNKAVVLVEELRESLSQMDIPGVGRVTASFGVVGYCPGDTIDTLMQRVDALMYEAKAAGRNCVRYSDKCE, encoded by the coding sequence ATGCCGATGGGGAATATTTTGAAAAATAAAAAGATACTGCTGGTGGAAGACAGCCGCTTAACGCAGCTGGTTATTTCGGATCTTTTACGCAAAAACGGCTATGAGACGGAAACTGCCTTTACAGGGGAAGAAGCGGTGCAAAAGATAAGTGGCGGCATCCCGCCAGACCTGGTTCTGATGGATATCGAATTGGCGGGGAAAATGGACGGAATAGATGCTGCCCGCATAATACTTAAATCCTGGGATATTCCCGTTGTATTTCTCACCGCCAACACATCCGGGGAAATTATTGAAAAAATAAAAGAGGTTAAGGCTTATGGGTTCGTGTTAAAAAACACGGACAAAGCTGCATTGCTATCCACAGTGGAAATGGCTGTGAAACTTCATGAAGCAAATGCCCATGCTAGGATGTTTGAGCGGCTTTTTGAAAACTCCCTAAATGAACTCTATATTTTTCATCCGAAGTCCTTAAAATTTGTTGCTGTAAACCGCGTTGCCAGAAAAAACCTGGGATATACAATTGAAGAACTGAACACCATGACCCCTCTCGACCTCAAACCAGAATTTGACCTGGAGAGTTTCCAAAAACTCCTTAATCCACTGGTCAGCGGGGAACAGGAGCAGGTCTTATTTAATACAGTACACCGCCGGAAGGACGGTACTCTGTACCCTGTGGAAATAAATTTGCAGCTTTTCGATTACGGGGGAGAAAAATTATGTCTGGCGTCGGTTGTTGACCTGACTGAACGCAGAGCGATGGAAGAGGAAAACAGGCGCAAAGACGAAATGCTCCGCCTGATGCTGGAGGGCATTCCCAGTCCGGCCTGGCTGGTATCAAAGGAGCACCGTATTTTGGCACAGAATAAAGCGGCGGCATCATTATTTGGGACAAAAGTCGGAGATTATTGCTGGGAAAGAGTCCTTGGCGGGGAATACCTGTCGGATGAATACAGGGAGGCATTAGAAAAAAACGGCTCGCCGCTGCTTGGTACGAAATGCTATTTCTGCCGCGGAGACGAAGCTTTGGATAAAAATGCACCAATAAACAGCGAAGTGGAGTTTGCAGGGGGCATCTGGGATACCTGGTGGATTCCGTTGGGAGAGGACATTTATCTTCATTATGCTACTGATGTTACCAGGTACAAAAAAATGGAAGAGGAACTGCGTCAATTATCTGTAACTGATTCCTTGACAAACGTCTATAACCGCCGCTATTTTGTACAAAAACTGGAAGAAGAAATAGAGCGCGCCAAACGGGCAGGCAGTAAGTTTTCCCTGGTCATGCTGGATATAGACCGCTTTAAGAGCATCAATGACCGCTTTGGCCATAACGCTGGAGATTTAGTTCTTAAAAGCATGGCAGAAATGATTAAGAATAGAATCCGCAAAATCGATACCCTGGCCCGCTGGGGCGGAGAAGAATTTGTCATGCTACTGCCGGAAACAACAGTAAATAAGGCTGTAGTTTTAGTGGAAGAACTTCGGGAAAGTTTAAGCCAAATGGATATTCCGGGGGTGGGCAGGGTAACAGCCAGCTTCGGAGTGGTCGGTTATTGTCCGGGAGATACGATTGATACATTGATGCAAAGGGTGGACGCCCTGATGTACGAGGCCAAAGCCGCTGGCAGGAATTGTGTGCGGTATAGTGATAAATGTGAATAG
- a CDS encoding universal stress protein has translation MDIRSILVGFDGSKSSRKALQAALDLSRKLNAKVTTLTVVHLPDFSPGGGEVEELEQAEKYYQPLLQEVQAYGSTLGCDITTVILKGNPTEQLLQYAEDNQVDLIVIGTRGLGGFKKLLMGSVAQKVVSYSKLPVMVIRE, from the coding sequence ATGGATATTCGCAGCATTCTTGTTGGTTTTGACGGTTCAAAAAGCAGCAGAAAAGCCTTGCAAGCCGCCCTGGATTTAAGCCGGAAACTCAATGCCAAGGTCACAACGTTGACGGTTGTGCATTTACCGGATTTCAGCCCAGGCGGAGGCGAAGTAGAGGAACTTGAGCAGGCAGAGAAGTACTACCAGCCTTTGCTGCAGGAGGTACAGGCTTATGGGTCAACGCTCGGGTGTGACATTACGACGGTGATCCTGAAGGGCAATCCGACAGAACAGTTATTGCAATATGCCGAGGATAACCAGGTGGATCTAATAGTCATCGGGACCCGCGGCTTAGGGGGCTTCAAAAAGTTGCTCATGGGCAGTGTGGCGCAAAAAGTCGTAAGCTATTCCAAGCTTCCGGTTATGGTCATCCGGGAGTGA
- a CDS encoding YeiH family protein, with amino-acid sequence MLQQERETSLRNQDVLRQVRKEVSFSAPDAEQTNWGPFTLGILFTLTIAAAGTALAYLPGLNHVGAMLTSILLAVVYRNIKGYPVSLREGIRFSGHKILRFAIILYGFKLNIDVVLHKGMTLLLYDALSIVLAIGVTMLVARLIGAEKQLSLLLGIGTGVCGAAAIAAVAPILNTDDEETAIGVGIVALVGTVFTLTYTFLRGYLPLSPVEYGVWSGVSLHEIAHVAAAAAPAGTEALAEGLLAKLGRVFLMLPLSFILASWMRRKGNAGVKQSAPFPWFLVGFMLTSLMGTYLPIPQTVLNAISTIASFLLAAAMVGLGLNVHLANLKKRALRPLTAMFAASLVLSVVSYFTLQF; translated from the coding sequence ATGTTACAACAAGAAAGAGAGACTTCACTTCGCAACCAGGATGTGTTGCGACAAGTGAGGAAAGAAGTGTCTTTTTCAGCACCTGATGCGGAACAAACAAACTGGGGTCCGTTTACGTTAGGCATTCTGTTTACTCTGACCATTGCCGCAGCAGGAACTGCTTTGGCTTATCTTCCAGGGCTAAATCATGTCGGGGCGATGTTAACTTCGATCCTGCTTGCTGTCGTTTACCGAAATATAAAGGGATATCCCGTGTCCTTGAGGGAAGGAATCCGCTTTTCGGGGCACAAAATACTGCGTTTTGCCATCATCCTTTACGGCTTTAAATTAAATATTGATGTTGTTTTGCATAAGGGGATGACGCTACTGCTCTATGATGCGCTGAGCATCGTTTTGGCCATTGGAGTAACGATGCTGGTTGCCAGGTTGATAGGGGCCGAAAAACAGCTGTCCCTTCTTCTGGGGATCGGAACAGGGGTCTGCGGGGCGGCAGCCATTGCCGCGGTTGCTCCGATCCTGAATACGGATGATGAAGAAACCGCCATCGGGGTGGGCATCGTTGCACTTGTGGGCACCGTTTTTACTCTCACTTACACTTTCTTGCGCGGCTACCTTCCCTTGAGTCCTGTGGAATACGGAGTATGGAGCGGTGTCAGTCTGCATGAGATTGCTCATGTCGCCGCTGCGGCGGCACCCGCCGGCACGGAGGCTTTGGCAGAAGGACTGCTTGCCAAGTTGGGGCGTGTCTTCCTCATGCTTCCTTTGAGCTTTATTCTGGCTTCCTGGATGCGCCGGAAAGGAAATGCCGGAGTCAAACAAAGCGCCCCGTTCCCGTGGTTTCTTGTCGGGTTCATGTTGACCAGCCTCATGGGAACATACTTGCCGATCCCGCAAACCGTTTTAAATGCCATTTCCACCATTGCCTCCTTTCTCTTGGCTGCAGCTATGGTCGGTTTAGGATTGAATGTACATCTTGCTAACCTGAAAAAGCGAGCCTTGCGTCCCTTAACGGCTATGTTTGCTGCTTCACTTGTACTGTCCGTCGTTTCTTACTTTACTTTGCAGTTCTGA